A genomic segment from Pyrodictium occultum encodes:
- a CDS encoding phosphoadenosine phosphosulfate reductase family protein, with the protein MFTIIVRSKRDADAVKAMLDRFYPGWGVEVRTLHGARGGEAMLAELSGIVEPDRFYILLLGREDAEAARLVREEAPRNVVMHMVPRRRVRNARLELLYAEVARARSMIRVSASWDPSRRVFLLGPRAPGQPLEGLEPKPSLEAFIGVGRFSEILSRLAGGRVGRNPLVVRASGSLHLVYNGARPRAELDIVDEGPAPRARLLEGSEPVDVDLPRMVEANRGVLGLYERASARFLEGLGEFDTVIVPWSGGKDSTATLLLALKIYGRDRVRVVYGDTGTEFPLSVEYVEQVADKLGIDYVRAYAGIDKALLKGAAPMPSHSSRWCTGLKVEAVERAVRKLARGRTLLLIGDRDAESPRRSARPPVRPGPAEGIMAAAPLKLWGGVHVQLYILSQGLPLNPMYEHGFYRIGCYMCPALRSWEVYVLTSTPGLHFRLLRSPIYRRFIASRLRRGPAPVGEGDGCSLEAGLAGCG; encoded by the coding sequence ATGTTCACGATCATAGTTAGGAGTAAAAGGGACGCTGACGCTGTAAAGGCTATGCTCGACCGCTTCTACCCCGGCTGGGGGGTTGAGGTAAGGACGCTCCACGGCGCCCGCGGCGGTGAGGCCATGCTAGCCGAGCTCTCCGGCATAGTCGAGCCCGACCGCTTCTACATACTCCTCCTCGGCAGGGAGGACGCGGAGGCAGCCAGGCTGGTGAGGGAGGAGGCGCCTAGAAACGTCGTGATGCACATGGTGCCCCGCCGCAGGGTGCGCAACGCTAGACTAGAGCTGCTCTACGCCGAGGTGGCCCGGGCGCGCTCGATGATACGCGTCTCAGCCTCCTGGGACCCCTCGAGGAGGGTGTTCCTCCTCGGCCCGCGGGCCCCCGGCCAGCCCCTGGAAGGCCTCGAGCCCAAGCCGAGCCTCGAGGCCTTCATAGGCGTTGGCAGGTTCTCCGAGATACTCTCCAGGCTGGCCGGGGGCAGGGTGGGTAGGAACCCGCTGGTCGTGAGGGCCTCGGGGAGCCTCCACCTGGTCTACAACGGGGCCCGGCCCCGCGCCGAGCTGGACATTGTGGATGAGGGGCCGGCGCCCCGGGCTAGGCTGCTCGAGGGCTCCGAGCCCGTGGACGTGGACCTCCCCCGCATGGTTGAGGCCAACCGCGGGGTGCTGGGGCTCTACGAGCGGGCCTCGGCCAGGTTCCTGGAGGGCCTGGGCGAGTTCGACACCGTGATTGTGCCCTGGAGTGGGGGCAAGGACAGCACGGCCACGCTGCTGCTCGCCCTCAAGATCTACGGGCGCGACAGGGTGCGCGTGGTCTACGGGGACACCGGCACGGAGTTCCCCCTCTCAGTGGAGTACGTGGAGCAGGTGGCTGACAAGCTTGGGATAGACTATGTGCGGGCGTACGCCGGCATCGACAAGGCCCTTCTCAAGGGGGCTGCGCCGATGCCGAGCCACAGTAGCCGCTGGTGCACGGGCCTCAAGGTGGAGGCTGTAGAGAGGGCTGTGAGGAAGCTGGCCCGGGGAAGGACCCTCCTGCTCATAGGCGACCGGGACGCGGAGTCGCCGAGACGCAGCGCCCGGCCCCCCGTCCGCCCGGGCCCTGCAGAGGGCATCATGGCCGCCGCGCCCCTCAAGCTCTGGGGTGGCGTCCACGTGCAGCTCTACATACTCTCCCAGGGGCTCCCGCTCAACCCCATGTACGAGCACGGGTTCTACAGGATAGGCTGCTACATGTGCCCGGCCCTCCGCAGCTGGGAGGTCTACGTGCTCACCTCGACGCCGGGGCTCCACTTCAGGCTCCTCCGCAGCCCGATCTACCGGAGGTTCATCGCATCAAGGCTGAGGCGCGGCCCGGCGCCTGTAGGGGAGGGGGACGGGTGCAGCCTGGAGGCCGGGCTCGCCGGCTGCGGCTAG
- a CDS encoding phosphoadenosine phosphosulfate reductase family protein — translation MTELYPLLRRGELAGVLGSGGEATKLCSVEGGCRYYLWISKSSGVDVTGLLDRRGILETGQGGDRGFAPVKPWLLSPPYVHARAVPDLDEYARMLARWVGRELRGRRVLLGFSGGKDSMAALAVLLRLQEYIDFKIHVMFVHIPFLESPRSVEFVEKAAARLGVEVDMRAAPRREMKSLLKWKGMPRRGYRFCTMYKARPMREERKKDPRLLEVVGDRLTESPKRFERLSKAAANRVVLAGRKFRPTYMFTLADIVEVVRGLGLVHPDYLDGVPRVACTLCPYKALHEFEKLPPLEDPELIEKVLEKTWRRWYSWTSLEVFREQHLWRFGSGEARLLLNAKKAVESAEGLEEVSSREVAEAYRRVWLEGVKAPALDDPWRAAELALRAMRAGLPVAVPEDY, via the coding sequence TTGACCGAGCTGTACCCGCTGCTCCGGCGCGGCGAGCTGGCAGGCGTCCTGGGCAGCGGCGGCGAGGCCACGAAGCTGTGCAGCGTGGAGGGTGGCTGCCGCTACTACCTCTGGATCTCGAAGAGCAGTGGAGTCGACGTTACCGGGCTGCTCGACCGCCGGGGGATCCTGGAGACGGGGCAGGGCGGAGACAGGGGCTTCGCCCCGGTTAAGCCCTGGCTCCTCTCACCCCCCTACGTGCACGCCCGCGCCGTGCCCGACCTGGACGAGTACGCCCGGATGCTGGCCCGCTGGGTGGGAAGGGAGCTACGGGGGAGGAGGGTGCTCCTAGGCTTCAGCGGCGGCAAGGACTCCATGGCGGCGCTAGCGGTGCTCCTGAGGCTGCAGGAGTACATAGACTTCAAGATACATGTGATGTTCGTCCACATACCCTTCCTAGAGAGCCCTAGAAGCGTAGAGTTCGTGGAGAAGGCTGCCGCCAGGCTCGGCGTAGAGGTAGACATGAGGGCTGCCCCTAGGAGGGAGATGAAGAGCCTGTTGAAATGGAAGGGCATGCCCAGGAGGGGCTACCGGTTCTGCACCATGTACAAGGCGAGGCCGATGAGGGAGGAGAGGAAGAAGGACCCGAGGCTGCTAGAGGTGGTGGGGGACCGGCTGACGGAGTCGCCTAAGAGGTTCGAGAGGCTATCCAAAGCGGCTGCCAACCGGGTGGTGCTCGCCGGGAGGAAGTTCAGACCCACCTACATGTTCACGCTGGCCGACATCGTGGAGGTTGTCAGGGGCCTCGGCCTAGTGCACCCCGACTACCTCGACGGGGTGCCCCGGGTCGCCTGCACCCTCTGCCCCTACAAGGCGCTCCACGAGTTCGAGAAGCTCCCTCCCCTCGAGGACCCCGAGCTTATAGAGAAGGTGCTGGAGAAGACGTGGAGGCGGTGGTACAGCTGGACCAGCCTGGAGGTGTTCCGGGAGCAGCACCTGTGGCGCTTCGGCTCCGGTGAAGCGAGGCTCCTCCTCAACGCCAAGAAGGCCGTCGAGTCGGCCGAGGGCCTGGAGGAGGTCTCCTCCAGGGAGGTCGCCGAGGCTTACCGGAGGGTGTGGCTCGAGGGT